From Eptesicus fuscus isolate TK198812 chromosome 13, DD_ASM_mEF_20220401, whole genome shotgun sequence, the proteins below share one genomic window:
- the UBE4A gene encoding ubiquitin conjugation factor E4 A, whose protein sequence is MTDQENNNNISSNPFAALFGSLADAKQFAAIQKEQLKQQSDELQPSPDDSDNSVSESLDEFDYSVAEISRSFRSQQEICEQLNINHMIQRIFLITLDNSDPSMKSGNGIPSRCVYLEEMAVDLEDQDWLDMNNVEQAVFARLLLQDPGNHLINMTSSATLNLSADRDAGERHAFCYLYSCFQRAKEEITKVPENLLPFAVQCRNLTVSNTRTVLLTPEIYVDQNVHEQLVDLMLEAIHGAHFEDVTEFLEEVIEALLLDEEVRTFPEVMFPVFDILLGRIKDLELCQMLLYAYLDILLYLTRQKDMAKVFVEYIQPKDLSNGQMYQKTLLGVILNISCLLKTPGVIENHGYFLNPSRSSPQEIKVQEANIHQFMAQFHEKIYQMLKNLLQLSPETRHCVLSWLGNCLHANAGRTKIWANQMPEIFFQMYASDAFFLNLGAALLKLCQPFCKPRSSRLLTFNPTYCALKELNDEERKIKNVHMRGLDRETCLIPAVQEPKFPQSYNLVTENLVLTEYTLHLGFHRLHDQMVKINQNLHRLQVAWREAQQSSSPAADNLREQFERLMTIYLSTKTAMTEPQMLQNCLNLQVSLAVLLVQLAIGNEGSQPVELTFPLPDGYSSLAYVPEFFADNLGDFLIFLRRFADDMLETSADSLEHVLHFVTVFTGSIERMKNPHLRAKLAEVLEAVMPHLDQTPSPLVSSVFHRKRVFCSFPYAAHLAEALIKVFVDIEFTGDPHQFEQKFNYRRPMYPILRYMWGTDTYRESIKDLADYASKNLEAMNPPLFLRFLNLLMNDAIFLLDEAIQYLSKIKIQQIEKDRGEWDSLTPEARREKEAGLQMFGQLARFHNIMSNETIGTLAFLTSEIKSLFVHPFLAERIISMLNYFLQHLVGPKMGALKVKDFSEFDFKPQQLVSDICTIYLNLGNEENFCATVPKDGRSYSPTLLAQTVRVLKKINKPGDMIVAFTSLAERIKSLADLQQQEEETYADACDEFLDPIMSTLMSDPVVLPSSRVTVDRSTIARHLLSDQTDPFNRSPLTMDQIRPNTELKEKIQRWLAERKQQKEQLE, encoded by the exons ATGACAGACCAGGAGAATAACAACAACATCTCAAGTAACCCCTTTGCTGCTCTTTTTGGCTCTCTGGCTGATGCCAAGCAGTTTGCAGCAATCCAAAAGGAGCAGCTGAAGCAGCAATCTG ATGAACTCCAGCCTAGCCCGGATGACTCGGATAATAGCGTGTCAGAGAGCCTGGATGAATTTGATTACTCTGTGGCTGAAATTAGCCGCTCATTCCGCTCACAGCAGGAAATATGTGAGCAACTCAACATCAATCACATGATCCAGAGGATCTTCCTCATTACTCTGGACAACA gTGACCCGAGCATGAAGAGTGGGAATGGTATCCCCAGCCGCTGTGTGTATTTGGAAGAAATGGCAGTAGACCTCGAAGATCAAGACTGGCTTGATATGAACAACGTTGAGCAG GCTGTCTTTGCTCGCTTACTACTTCAAGATCCTGGCAACCACTTGATCAACATGACTTCTTCTGCGACGCTCAACCTCTCTGCCGATCGAGATGCAGGGGAGAGGCACGCCTTTTGTTACCTTTATTCCTGCTTCCAAAGAGCCAAGGAAGAG ATTACCAAGGTTCCAGAGAACCTGCTGCCTTTCGCGGTGCAGTGCAGGAACCTCACCGTGTCCAACACACGGACCGTCCTCCTCACCCCGGAGATATATGTGGACCAAAACGTCCACGAGCAGCTGGTAGATTTGATGTTGGAGGCCATCCACGGAGCCC ATTTTGAAGATGTGACTGAATTTCTGGAAGAGGTCATTGAAGCCTTGCTATTGGATGAGGAAGTTCGAACATTTCCGGAGGTCATGTTCCcagtgtttgatattttgttgggCCGAATAAAAGATCTGGAGCTCTGCCAGATGCTGCTGTACGCGTACCTGGACATCCTGCTCTATCTCACCAGGCAGAAGGACATGGCCAAG GTTTTTGTAGAATACATTCAGCCCAAGGACCTCAGCAATGGGCAGATGTACCAGAAGACCTTGCTGGGAGTAATCCTAAATATCTCTTGCTTATTAAAGACTCCGGGTGTCATAGAAAATCATGGCTATTTCTTGAATCCTTCTCGCTCCAGCCCCCAGGAGATCAAAGTACAAGAGGCCAACATCCATCAG TTCATGGCTCAGTTCCATGAAAAGATCTACCAGATGCTGAAGAACTTACTCCAGCTCTCCCCAGAAACCAGACATTGCGTCCTGTCCTGGCTGGGAAACTGTTTGCATGCAAATGCAGGCCGCACCAAGATCTGGGCCAATCAGATGCCAGAAATCTTCTTCCAGATGTATGCCTCGGATGCCTTCTTTCTGAACCTGGGTGCTGCTCTCCTGAAGCTGTGCCAGCCATTTTGCAAACCCAGGTCCTCTCGGCTCCTCACCTTTAACCCCACTTACTGTGCGCTGAAGGAGTTGAATGATGAAGAacgaaaaataaaaaatgtacacaTGAGAG GTTTGGACAGAGAAACCTGCCTTATCCCAGCTGTGCAGGAGCCAAAGTTCCCCCAGAGCTACAACCTGGTGACGGAGAACCTGGTCCTGACAGAGTACACCTTACACTTGGGATTTCACAG GTTGCATGATCAGATGGTAAAAATCAACCAAAATCTGCACCGGCTGCAGGTCGCCTGGCGGGAAGCTCAGCAAAGCTCTAGCCCTGCAGCTGACAACCTGCGTGAGCAGTTTGAGCGACTGATGACCATCTATCTCTCTACCAAGACCGCCATGACTGAGCCACAGATGCTACAAAACTGCCTCAACTTGCAGGTGTCCCTGGCCGTTCTCCTCGTTCAGCTGGCCATAGGCAATGAGGGCTCCCAGCCCGTAGAGCTGACTTTCCCTCTGCCCGATGGCTATAGCTCCTTGGCCTACGTGCCAG AATTTTTTGCAGATAACCTGGGTGATTTCCTCATCTTCCTCCGCCGCTTTGCCGATGACATGTTGGAGACGTCCGCAGACTCCCTGGAGCACGTGCTTCACTTCGTCACCGTCTTCACAGGAAGCATAGAAAG GATGAAGAACCCCCACCTGAGGGCCAAGCTGGCTGAGGTGCTGGAAGCAGTGATGCCCCACCTGGACCAGACCCCAAGTCCCCTGGTGTCGAGTGTGTTCCACCGGAAACGGGTGTTCTGCAGCTTCCCCTACGCAGCCCACCTTGCGGAAGCTCTGATCAAGGTCTTTGTGGACATTGAGTTCACAG GAGACCCTCATCAATTTGAACAGAAGTTCAATTACCGCCGTCCTATGTATCCCATTCTAAGGTACATGTGGGGAACAGATACCTATCGAGAGAGCATTAAG GATTTGGCTGACTATGCCTCTAAGAATTTAGAAGCCATGAATCCCCCACTTTTTCTCCGCTTTCTTAACCTGCTAATGAATGATGCCATCTTCCTTTTGGATGAAGCCATACAG TATCTGAGCAAGATAAAGATCCAACAGATTGAGAAGGACCGAGGTGAATGGGACAGTCTGACTCCAGAAGCCCGCCGAGAGAAGGAGGCAGGCCTGCAGATGTTTGGACAGCTGGCACGTTTCCATAACATCATGTCCAATGAAACAATTGGCACCCTTGCCTTTCTGACATCAG AGATCAAGTCACTCTTTGTGCACCCTTTCCTGGCCGAGCGCATCATCTCCATGCTCAACTACTTCCTGCAGCACCTGGTGGGCCCCAAGATGGGGGCCTTGAAAGTCAAGGACTTCAGTGAATTTGACTTCAAGCCCCAACAGCTCGTATCAGATATCTGCACCATCTACTTAAACCTTGG GAATGAGGAGAATTTCTGTGCCACTGTGCCCAAAGATGGACGTTCCTATTCCCCAACTCTTCTTGCACAGACAGTCCGAGTTCTGAAGAAAATCAATAAGCCTGGGGATATGATTGTGGCTTTCACCAGCTTAGCAGAGAGAATCAAG TCTCTTGCAGACCTGCAGCAGCAGGAAGAGGAGACCTACGCAGACGCCTGCGATGAATTCCTGGATCCCATCATGAGCACCTTGATGTCTGACCCTGTGGTGCTGCCATCCTCCAGAGTCACTGTGGACAGGTCCACCATCGCCAGACACCTGCTCAG